A region from the Candidatus Krumholzibacteriia bacterium genome encodes:
- a CDS encoding type VI secretion system tube protein Hcp, translating into MLRIFALVVLILLTAVPATHAQIFLDLDGRFQGPIDGDATFPGEEGTIEITSFQWGTGRAIEPDGGPAGPISSADLFLSKAWDSSSIKLLRAQSNAEEFSRFVLHVYEPLPKLTTGGSDALGRRMFPPGVYMAIELVGARLSSYNASSGEVGPAAESLGLAYDSMRIFYGPNADLYVDSRRTPARMALPAVDASPPGSRPAATSNGFDFVLPEGGGIGIDVHDANGRRVATVIGDDTDRADGVVRWDGTDDAGHRLPPGVYEARIRTADAEITRRMVIGD; encoded by the coding sequence GTGCTTCGCATCTTCGCTCTCGTCGTCCTGATCCTCCTGACCGCCGTGCCGGCGACCCACGCCCAGATCTTCCTCGATCTCGATGGGCGCTTCCAGGGACCGATCGACGGTGACGCGACCTTCCCCGGCGAGGAGGGGACGATCGAGATCACGTCGTTCCAGTGGGGAACCGGTCGTGCCATCGAGCCGGACGGCGGACCCGCCGGTCCGATCTCCAGCGCGGACCTCTTCCTGAGCAAGGCGTGGGATTCCTCGTCGATCAAGCTCCTGAGGGCCCAGAGCAATGCAGAGGAGTTCAGCCGGTTCGTCCTCCACGTGTACGAGCCCTTGCCGAAACTGACGACCGGCGGGAGCGACGCGCTCGGGCGTCGCATGTTCCCGCCGGGGGTCTACATGGCGATCGAACTGGTCGGGGCCAGGCTGTCGAGCTACAACGCCTCGAGTGGAGAGGTCGGTCCGGCCGCCGAGAGCCTCGGCCTGGCCTACGATTCGATGCGGATCTTCTACGGCCCCAACGCGGACCTGTACGTCGACTCGCGGCGGACCCCGGCCCGAATGGCCTTGCCTGCGGTCGACGCATCTCCTCCCGGGTCGCGGCCGGCGGCGACGAGCAACGGATTCGACTTCGTCCTGCCCGAAGGCGGCGGCATCGGGATCGACGTCCACGACGCGAACGGCCGGCGGGTGGCAACGGTGATCGGTGACGACACCGACCGCGCCGACGGCGTCGTCCGCTGGGACGGAACGGACGACGCGGGTCACCGGCTTCCTCCGGGCGTGTACGAAGCGAGGATCCGGACCGCCGATGCCGAGATCACGCGGCGCATGGTGATCGGCGACTGA